A single region of the Syngnathus acus chromosome 6, fSynAcu1.2, whole genome shotgun sequence genome encodes:
- the LOC119124049 gene encoding uncharacterized protein LOC119124049, whose product MEGATQPVPEKPDLDDLIKLCFRLAFSNKEILAVLAHNAQTIISIRTLKRTCKRLGLFRRKNQSDLGDVLAFVQHEILTCGQMQGYRWLHLRAIQKGFVVSQDTIRQIIKLVDPVGVELRRARRLRRLQYSCRGTNALWHMDGYDKLKPYGICIHGCIDGFSRYVLWAEAYTTNNDPKVIASYFIKTVSRIGGCPERIRADRGTENCCVEQMQLCLRQNHSDNFAGEKSFLYGRSTANQRIEGWWSILRKQSAQFWINLFQTLQEDGHYTGDFLDKSLIQFCFLNLVQDELDEVVNTWNSHKIRPRSNGDTASGRPVVMYSLPAMHSAEDRLKPTGMQDITACMEECPPKCQFPCDETVFELCCLLMEENEWHAPSDPLHASDLYLMLREELLKIV is encoded by the exons ATGGAGGGTGCAACTCAACCAGTGCCTgaaaagccggatttggatgaCTTAATCAAGCTATGCTTTAGACTTGCATTCAGCAACAAGGAAATACTTGCAGTTTTAGCACATAATGCTCAGACTATTATAAGTATTCGGACTCTGAAGAGAACTTGTAAAAGACTTGGTCTGTTCCGAAGAAAGAATCAGTCGGACCTGGGAGATGTGTTGGCTTTTGTCCAGCATGAAATCCTGACTTGTGGCCAGATGCAAGGTTATCGCTGGCTTCATCTACGTGCGATTCAAAAAGGATTTGTTGTCTCACAAGATACAATAAGACAAATTATAAAATTGGTTGACCCGGTCGGCGTGGAATTAAGAAGAGCACGACGCCTTAGAAGACTCCAGTACAGCTGCAGAGGCACAAATGCTCTTTGGCACATGGATGGCTATGATAAATTAAAACCCTATGGGATTTGCATCCATGGTTGTATTGATGGGTTTAGCCGGTATGTGTTATGGGCAGAGGCCTATACCACAAACAATGATCCCAAGGTGATTGCAAGTTATTTTATCAAAACAGTTTCGCGCATTGGTGGATGTCCAGAGAGGATCCGTGCAGACAGGGGCACAGAAAATTGTTGTGTTGAACAGATGCAATTGTGTTTGCGACAAAACCACTCTGACAATTTTGCTGGGGAGAAAAGTTTTCTTTACGGGAGAAGTACTGCCAATCAGCGCATTGAAGGGTGGTGGTCCATCCTTCGCAAACAGAGCGCACAGTTCTggattaatttatttcaaactcTTCAGGAGGATGGTCACTACACAGGAGATTTTCTGGATAAAAGTCTTATCCAGTTCTGCTTTCTTAATCTTGTGCag gatgagctggatgaagttgtGAACACATGGAACTCGCACAAAATAAGACCAAGGTCGAACGGTGATACAGCTTCAGGCCGGCCAGTCGTCATGTATTCATTGCCTGCCATGCACAGTGCCGAGGATCGACTGAAACCCACTGGAATGCAAGATATCACTGCGTGTATGGAAGAGTGCCCTCCAAAATGCCAGTTTCCTTGCGATGAAACTGTATTTGAACTGTGTTGTCTGCTAATGGAGGAAAATGAATGGCACGCTCCATCAGATCCATTGCATGCAAGTGACTTGTATCTTATGTTGAGAGAGGAATTACTGAAGATTGTTTGA